A single region of the Ciconia boyciana chromosome 13, ASM3463844v1, whole genome shotgun sequence genome encodes:
- the LOC140658945 gene encoding multidrug resistance-associated protein 1 isoform X3 — protein sequence MSFFERTPSGNLVNRFSKEIDTIDSTIPPIIKMFMGSTFNVIGACIIILLATPIAAVIIPPLGLVYLFVQRFYVATSRQLKRLESVSRSPVYSHFNETLLGVSVIRAFEEQKRFIKQNDMKVDENQKAYYPSIVANRWLAVRLEFVGNCIVLFAALFAVMARNKLSAGLVGLSVSYSLQITAYLNWLVRMSSELETNIVAVERVKEYAEMEKEAEWNIEQTAPASTWPKEGKVEFRGYGLRYREDLDLVLKNINVTINGGEKIGIVGRTGAGKSSLTLGLFRINEAAEGEIIIDGINIAKIGLHDLRFKITIIPQDPVLFSGSLRMNLDPFDQHSDEDIWRSLELAHLKTFVSSLPDKLNHECAEGGENLSVGQRQLVCLARALLRKSKILVLDEATAAVDLETDKLIQSTIKSQFEECTVLTIAHRLNTIMDYTRVLVLDRGEVVECGSPDHLLQEKGIFYSMAKDSGLV from the exons ATGAGTTTCTTTGAACGTACACCCAGTGGAAATCTGGTGAACCGTTTCTCTAAGGAGATAGATACCATTGACTCCACCATTCCACCAATCATCAAGATGTTCATGGGCTCGACATTTAATGTGATTGGGGCTTGTATCATCATTCTGCTGGCCACACCTATAGCTGCCGTCATTATTCCACCTCTGGGACTTGTCTACTTGTTTGTGCAG AGATTTTATGTGGCCACTTCTCGCCAGCTCAAACGCCTTGAGTCTGTCAGTCGTTCTCCTGTATATTCTCACTTCAATGAGACCCTCCTGGGAGTCAGTGTCATTCGAGCCTTTGAGGAGCAGAAACGTTTCATAAAGCAGAACGACATGAAAGTGGATGAAAATCAGAAAGCTTATTATCCAAGCATTGTTGCAAACAG GTGGCTGGCTGTCCGTCTGGAGTTTGTGGGGAACTGTATTGTCCTCTTTGCAGCATTGTTTGCAGTGATGGCACGCAACAAACTCAGTGCAGGACTGGTTGGCCTCTCGGTGTCCTACTCACTGCAG atTACAGCATACTTGAACTGGCTAGTTCGCATGTCATCTGAGCTGGAAACCAACATTGTTGCTGTTGAAAGAGTCAAAGAATATGCTGAAATGGAGAAGGAG GCTGAATGGAATATTGAACAAACTGCCCCAGCAAGTACCTGGCCCAAGGAAGGGAAGGTTGAGTTTCGAGGCTATGGTTTACGTTACCGGGAAGACTTGGATTTGGTTCTGAAAAACATAAATGTTACCATAAATGGGGGTGAGAAG ATTGGAATAGTTGGAAGAACGGGAGCTGGAAAATCCTCACTTACTTTAGGTTTGTTTCGGATTAATGaagcagctgaaggagaaatTATTATTGATGGAATTAATATTGCAAAGATAGGGCTCCATGACTTGCGGTTCAAGATCACCATCATCCCTCAG GATCCAGTATTGTTTTCTGGCTCTCTGCGTATGAATCTTGATCCTTTTGACCAGCACTCTGATGAAGACATTTGGAGGTCTTTGGAATTGGCTCACCTGAAAACCTTTGTATCGTCCCTTCCTGATAAACTTAATCATGAGTGTGCTGAAGGTGGAGAGAACCTCAG TGTGGGACAGCGCCAGCTGGTGTGCCTGGCACGAGCTCTGCTCAGGAAGTCCAAAATCCTGGTTCTAGATGAAGCCACAGCTGCTGTTGATCTTGAAACAGATAAGCTTATACAGTCAACAATAAAGTCTCAATTTGAAGAATGCACTGTATTAACTATAGCACATCGTCTGAACACAATCATGGACTACACAAG AGTTTTAGTCCTGGACAGAGGAGAAGTGGTGGAGTGTGGCAGCCCAGACCACctacttcaggaaaaaggcattttctatAGCATGGCCAAAGATTCAGGCTTGGTGTAA